The Stigmatopora argus isolate UIUO_Sarg chromosome 6, RoL_Sarg_1.0, whole genome shotgun sequence region AAACTGCAGGAAATGTTTGACCTCTCTAATTGCAAAGAAAAGCCACAAATACTATTAACATTAGTTTTCGatggtgttcaaatacttatttgaACATGTAtcacaaaaaaagttgaaatatcATACCTTAtgatttatggatttttttgtttagattATCTCTCTCAAAGTGGAGGGTATCAGATTATTGGCATACGGCCAATTCTGTCATGTCTTGTTAGAATTTTGGtttaaggtgtgtgtgtgtgtctttggtTTTCACCTCTTGTGCCCCTGGGGGCTGCCCGTTCCTCTTGTGACTAGCTGCTCGTTATTGATAATCAGCCCTTGTCTGtccatttaaaccctgtgtgtttgttagtcttgGTCGATTCGTCTGCTTTGGTTCCTTGTTCCCCCATGTCTTtcatgtcaggtttgattttgttgtctGATGCCTAAGTCCTTATTATTTTCTGAAGAACCCTGCCTCAGTAATTTAACTTTTGTTAGACCACTCCACGTCCTTGTCCTCGtgattgcttccctgcatttgggtccaaccgcCACGTTCCATGCTCGACGTCGCCGAAGACGTAAAACAATTCAATCCATATATATCCAGATACATGTGGTCCCCATTCGATACAAAGACTAAGGACAGAATATTTAAGTTACAGGTTTAAAGTGATACAATGGGATAAATTGTGGCAACTACAAAAGTGATAAGATTTGGAAGGAAGAGTATATAAATCCATCACTTACCACACATCGTCAAGGAGATTAGCAAAGATTCAGTGTAAAGGCTACGGTGGCTTTAAAGGTTTTAAATGTTAAACCGTTTGCCCCCTTTTGTGTTGCCATTTGTAAACCGGCTTACTCTCGAAATCATTTCACACTCTtatctttgaaaatgtttttaactaaaaagtGATGTTTAATTTTCAGCATCACCTTTTTGTACTTTTACAATGTTGTGCAAAAAAATAGTTACTGAATCAAAAAATTATTTAACATGACATCTAAATCTCAAAGAACATCTAGTTTCAAATGCAACTGTTCAAAGTTCAAACATCACtttaaatatgaattgtatgattattattatacaatCTGGTTTAATTTTGTaatgtggaaaataaaatagtaaagattatcaaaaagaaaaaaagtgatatgACAATGGCTAGTTTGTCCTTTTAAGTAGCGGGtatattcacattttattgTGCAAGCTGGGAAATGGCCTCTCATTTCACCTTCAAATGTGAATTTGAATACTTTACATTTCTAAGGATCATTTGTTGCATATAATTGTCAATGTAAAAATCAAACCCGGCCTTTTTAATCAGTAAAGTGATTAACAGTATCTCACAAAAGTTAGTACAACCCTctcatttctgcattttttatttatacctTTTCATGGGACAACTCTGACAAAATGCCATTTTGATACAATGTAAAATAGTCACAGTGGAGCTTTGAAAATAAACTGTGACGACTTTAtaagtgtcattttttatgttatcacataaaaacatataataaaagaaTTGCAgaaatgggcggcccggcggtatGAGTGGTCAGCACGTCAGCTTCACATCTCTGGAAtccggggttcaaatcccggtcggtccacctgtgtggagtttgcattgttctcccgggcctgtgtgggttttgtcagGATActtcgatttcctcccacattccaaaaacatgcatggcagactaattggacactctaaattgcccctaggtatgagtgtgagagggaatggttgtctgtcgccTCGTGCCAAACGATCGGCTccccactgattcagggtgtaacccctcgcctctggcccgaattcagctggtataggctccagtaccccccgtgaccctagtgaggataaagcagttcagaaaataaatgaatgaattacagaAACTCTTTTGTGATATATTGCAAATTGTTTAAATAGTCATCCAGAGATGTAAGTTATTTCCCTGCCCATGCTTCAACCAGAatataaacacattttgttGTGTTTAAAGACAAATGTGACTGTTAAATtgttattcattactttttgaAGCTATAAATTGTTGGCTTTAATTTCAGCGTGACCCGCTTTATATAAATCTTCTATTATTAAATAGGATAAGTATACTTAAACCCACTAATCTACGGCACTCCCGATCAAGTACATATAGGGTGGGGAAAAACTAACCACCTCAAGGCTTGGTGTTCATTCAATTTAACTTTATTTTCCATCCCAGGTATCAAGCACAGTTAAACTAATTTAGATTTTGTGTTGGCAGTGTCGACTGTGGTCAGACTCTGCTCACAACCCGTCGGTTTTAAATTGGCCCATCCTTGAATGGATCAATTGGTTTGGTTAGTTTTCATCCTTAGTTGGCCACACAGAAGTTATTCAAGGGAAAACCAGCATTTCTTACAGGCGCAACATTGACTCTGCTTTTTGCTTGGGATGCAGCAATTGGCTTGGACAAAGTCCTGGAGAAGCCTTCCTACATTTTATCACCCGTCCCCAATGACATACACCTCAACTGTAGCGATCTTAATTTGCCCCACCCAAAAGTTTTAACAAGCATTGTACCCAACATATAATAAGGCTGCGTTCTGAGTGCAGAAATATCGGATTCATCTCCGCAATCCGATTTTTAGGTCTGACTTTTCTCACAATTTTTCGCAAGTGTCCAGATCGGATCTGGGCCTGTTCAAACTGGGCGACATTAATTACCCATCAGacaaaaggcggactacaccttAAACTGGGATTCATCAACCCGTGTCTCTTTTCTTTAAATGTACCTCCAAAGCTTCATATTGATTTGTTACCTTTTTGACTGACACTGATgtcactagacgtccaatacatttgaatggAGATCACATCCCACTtcccccacttcaaatggagtaGACGTTTGCTAGCAATAAATTAGTGACAAAATCGAAATGGaggtctatcaccgtcaattgTAGCCTATAGGAAGGGCAAAGAGTATCAAAAAGGACAATACACATCCCTGCTACCACCGCTTCAACCTGATGTCCTCTGGCCGGCGCTACATTATTtcaagattaaagtcattttgtttggtttcatggggcatcaacttttggcgatgtaAAGTCTGTATGAACACCAAAAagttttttgcgtaatattaagagattgaagTAATCTTGGAAGAAAAAGTTGTAAAAAACTCAAGAATACAATTGGTACCTAATTTTTACAGCACGTGAACCAGGAGTTCTACGGACTTCAACTTTTGGTTACATAATGTCGGTATGAAAAATTTAATAtcgaaatactttttttttctgtggataAATCTTTGATGGGAATGACATTATATTGTGAATATAAGTAACagagttttttttgccttgagattgCAATGTAAAAAGTGTGTCATAGCTTAAAAATGTTTGGGAGTAGAGAACAAACAGGTGGATGATGTTTATTTTGCTTTCATGATGTCACATGATTGATTACGCAGGCCTTGTGTCCCATTACAAGAGCATTAAtttattagattaaactttattcatcccgtactctgGAAATTCACTGTAAATCGCAGAACATTTTGTGCAGTAAGACAAAGTGCAAATATAAACTCTCAGGTAAACTTGTATAAAGATGGGGCTTGGTCTGCCCAGTGTGCAAAATTAGCCACGACCGCCTCTGTTACAGAGGACACGTTTTCCCTCTGCAAACTGGTAGTCATCGACTTAGGACCGATGCGAGTTACGTCTGTTCAACTTTACGACCGTAAATGTCGTGGAGCATGATTCACAACAGCGTAGAGCGACTGTTTTGTAAAGCAGTTGTTTGCGCTGGTGGAAATGCACAGCTTCACTTTCTAACTGTCTTCCAACTGCTCAGAGCGGCGTAACAAATATAGTACAGTACATATGTAAATGCTCTATACTTATTCGTTCAACCCCTACCTCAAGATGGTGACCAAAAGAAATGTAAATTTTACTGTTCCAAAGCTTTACACCTAAAaagaataatgataataataataacaataataataataacaacaacaataataataacactgataataataataataacaacaataataataacaataataataataataacaatactaataataataactctATACCACGGTTCCTAAAAAGAATATGAAGCACTAAGATAATACAGCATGTAAAAGTATGTAAAACTTTATTATACAGAATCTACAACATGGATCGACATACACCCATATGGCTTTACGACCGGTCTGCCAGACCTGAATGTGGTCGTAAATCGACGACTTCCTGGATTTAGTCTGTAAGCGACTTATATGAGGGGATGAATCCTCCAAGTGGTAATCAAAGATATCAGCCACTTGCCAGTAGTGCCAACTCTCAGTCCTGATTCATACTCTAGTggataaaaaaacagacaagctgtaaaaaagaaaaataaagaataatagttgaataataataaatatattcatCAGACTTGAAGAATTgagcatttttttgtggtttttgcgctgtatgcttttaaaaaagcaacttGTGATTATCATCATTTAGTTGCAAGGGGCACAAGTTGCAGCCAGTCAATCAAGAGCTCTATGTTGTACGCAAcctaatctctcatctcattttctgaaccgctttatcctcactagggtcgcggggggtgctggagcctatcccaactgacttcaggccagaggcggggtacaccctgaattggtggccagccaatcgcagggcacaaggagacaaacaaccattcaccctcacacctaggggcaatttagagtgtccaatcaacctaacatgcatgtctttggaatgtgggaggaaaccggagtacccagagaagacccacgcaggccctggaagaacatgcaaaatccacacaggtggaccgacgtggatttgaatccagatcTCCCActctgaggccgatgcgctaacccacatgtgtcaaagtggcagcccgggggccaaatctggcccgcggcatcattttgtgtgggccgggaaagtaaatcatgagtgccgactttctgttttaggatcaaattaaaatgaatagtgtagatctatattaaatttcctgatttacccccttttaaatcaataattgtaattttttaatcaatttttctgtgttttttgttcaaatattattttgtaaaatctaaaaatatataaaaaagctaaaataaacatcgtattagatctataaaaactgaatattcaggtcttataatccagttcttttaatccatttataaaaaaaatctaaatattatatctaaaatggtccggcccacatgaaatcgagttgacgttaacgcggcccgcgaaccaacccgagtctgacacacctgcgctaaccactcagccgccgccCCCTCCCCCTTGTACTTGAcctaatttagaaaaaaaaaaaaaaattcaaacagtgaaaaaaaatctgaaaataagtaggacgcaacaaaaaaaaacagaaaaaggacAAGGAATAAAGGTTGAATAGTAGGTTTTGAAGCAAGTTTTGAAAAAGCAGAGCAAACACCTCTGTCATTTACTCACAATTAGAGTTTTTCTCCTTTCAAAGAAAGGGTCGCTTGAATTACATTACTTCTGAACAGTTGGACCCATGACTCAATTaacaagtgattaaaaaaaagaataaataaacaaagtttTAAATCTCGAGACCAacctttttggattttttttaaaaattcattttaatcaaCAATAAATGATGGTGGTAGATATGCACACTAGCATCCCATCATATTGACGAGTGATTATATTATGGTCACATGATTATTAATTTCATAAAAGGCCGACAACATAATAATGGACATGTTGTCGAATACCTTTGCTatgttcagttgtatttaaataCGTACTTAATAGAACCCATTGATTGGAACATTAATGGTTAAATTTCAGTGGAAACTATGAGAAAATGTCTTTCTTTTGCAGGGTAATGTAAAAATTGTTAGATAAAGCTTTTATCTCTACTTTGATATGTGATTGTAAAATGTAATGAATGATGTGTTCGATGCGTGTTAAAGTGTTAAGGATGTGACCTGCAGGGCCTACATCCTTTGGCAAAGTCAATTATCAGTCAGACTTGAGCTGTTCACTGTCCCTGAAATCCACCTTTAATCTTATTTTGCCAATTTGAGGATCACCATGAGGTGGTATAAAACAACACCCAGGGCGACAGGCGCCAACAGAGGCCACCGGAGTGAGCACCAATTGAGTTCACACCCTCTCCAGGTTTGGACGGACCAAAACTTCCACATTCCAACTTGATGACGATGGGTTGGGAAGGACAATTCGAGCCTAATGGCACAGAGGGAAAAAACTTCTACATCCCCATGTCAAACAGGACAGGGATTGTTAGAAGTCCTTTTGAATACCAGCAGTATTATTTGGTGGATCCTATATGGTTCAAACTTCTGGCTATTTACATGTTCTTCCTTATTTGCACTGGATTCCCCATCAACGGACTGACATTGATGGTCACGGCTCAGAACAAGAAGCTCCGACAACCTCTCAATTACATCCTGGTTAACTTGGCTGTGGCTGGTCTCATCATGTGTTCCTTTGGCTTCACCATCACAATCACCTCTGCTGTTAATGGCTACTTCATTCTGGGAGCAACAGCCTGTGCAGTTGAGGGCTTCATGGCCACACTAGGAGGTAAGATCACCTTAGGACTAATAAGGTTGGAAAACATCATTTCAAATAACTAATTTGTCTTGCAGGTGAAGTTTCTCTTTGGTCTTTGGTGGTCTTGGCTGTGGAGAGATACATTGTTGTCTGCAAACCTATGGGAAGCTTCAAGTTCACCGGGTCTCATGCCGGAGCTGGAGTTGGCTTCACCTGGGTCATGGCTTTTGCGTGTGCTGCACCTCCCCTGGCTGGTTGGTCCAGGTAGGCCTCTTGATATTCCGTCAATACATTTCAACATCTTTATCCTGTTGAAAGACTTGGTTAAACATGGATCCCTCCTGGCAGATTAAGATCTAGAGGCAAAATGCACCCAGTTagattttaactcattcactgccattgatagcgATGAACATCTAATCCAATCGACTGGCGAAGGGTGGCGGGCAATGGTCACGTTTCAGGGCATTTGAGTGCGATAGAtccattgattgattgattccaGAGATTTCTGTTTCAATGCAAGAAAATGACTAAGAGAGAATTCcatacagttttttttgggCTGTGGGAGGGAAATAAGAATATTAAGTTCAAGGAAGAATTTGCCTTTTTTCACTTGCTAAATGCTTGTTAAAGAGGAAGTTGAATATTTCCAAATACAATGGCCTTACACAATATATGCACAATTTTCAACAGATACCTCCCTGAAGGTATGCAGTGCTCTTGCGGACCCGACTACTACACCCTGGCTCCAGGCTTTAACAATGAATCCTACGTCATTTACATGTTTGTTGTCCACTTCTTCGTTCCTGTCTTCCTCATTTTCTTTACTTATGGCAGCCTAGTGCTTACGGTCAAAGCTGTGAGTAGCAGAACACATTTAATCACCCAcccaaaaatgttgaatttcaaACTTTAACAGCATTTGTGATTTTCTGTACAGGCTGCAGCCCAGCAGCAGGACTCGGCATCCACTCAAAAAGCTGAGAAGGAAGTCACGCGTATGTGTGTGCTGATGGTGTTTGGTTTCCTCATGGCTTGGGTGCCTTATGCTACTTTCGCTGGGTGGATTTTCTTGAACAAAGGCGCTTATTTTTCTCCCCTGACTGCTGCTATTCCTGCCTTCTTTGCAAAGAGCTCTGCCCTCTATAACCCAGTCATTTATGTGCTGATGAACAAACAGGTTGGTACACCACCTTATCTTAATGTCTTTGTTGTCTGTTGTCAATACTGTGACTTTATTCTAAAAACTATTCTCtctggtcatttttattttaccagTTCCGTAACTGCATGCTGACCACTATCGGAATGGGGGGCATGGTAGAGGATGAGACCTCAGTTTCTACAAGCAAGACAGAagtgtcttctgtgtcttagATATGATGACATCTCAAAAACTATGGACGTTTTCCTGATTGATTGcatccagatttttttaaacaatcccATAACATCTTGGACTTTTGCCAAATgaaattatggaaaatgaatggacttTGGATTTAAGAGACAAATGAATAGCTCATCTGTCAATATGTATATAAAACCAAGAGCTACTCTACCAGAGGTGATGCATCGTGTTATCAATCTGTGTTTGCATCAGTGTGAATGGACTGTATCTCCCTGTTCAGTGTTTGATGAcgctccaaaaaaaaagaagaaaaaaaacgcatgaCACACTGGTTCAAAACTACTGCAACATGATAACACTTGGCCTAAGTGAAATCACTTGTGGGGCTGTTTTCTTGTAATTATGTAATGTTTCACTGGGTAACCAGTCTGaatgtttttatgtatttaacaaaaaaaagaaaaagaaagaaaaagaaaacataggACTGAGTAAATAAATGCATGCATGAAAAGATTTGTTTCCGCCTGTGATTATGATTGTTACATGATGCTCCTTCTTATTAGATGTAATGTGGCATTTCATTAAGGGCATATATGAAGTGCAAATTTAAATTTAGATAACAAATTAACACCAAAATTATCCTAATTTAATGTGAATACAATTTCATGGTCAGCTGGAAGGAACCCTGTGTGTACTGGTTCCATGAAATGTCAATTATTTACTCTTGAAATATCCATGAAGTAACACCCGATTATGGTATTATCAAGGCAAGGACAATAATGACATAAAGAAGCCATTATTTcaataattatataaaaattaagaattttactttaaaaaaatataaaaataaaacatttttgggtCATCCTGGAATTGAAGCATATTTTGCCTCATGTTGGCGTTGTGTTTTGAACTCCTATCCACAATGGCATGTGCTCATTTTCAGGTGCGGGGGATTTCAAGATATACGAAGACAACAAGGAAGACAGAAAGCCCATCTATTGAAGTTGCACCTTATATTCTGGTGtgtcttatagtccagaaaatacagtaatcaatATATATGGTCAAATCAAGGAGTTGGCAGactatataaataaaacatttgtattgaAAGAACATTGTATTGCAtgtatattttaacaaattaCGCGGGATCAAATACAGGGGACTATGGCAGGTGGGACGGAGCCCCACCAGGAGAGATTGCGGTCGTTGTTTCAAATGGCCAATTATTGTTGCTTATACTGGGTACATTTTGGCAGCCCTCAGGGGCCCTTTTATCTACAAGAGCCTCAAGCAACTGCCTGGCTTGCTTTTTTTGCCAGCTGCACCTCTGGTACAAGAGCAAATTATAGGGGCATAATACTTCCACATAGTGGAAGGCTGGAGGGTTGGGTTGTGACATTCAGTAGTGAAGAAAAGTAATGCAGCATACTGTTGATTACAACCATATAGTGctccctaggggcaatttagaagtTCTGCAGAAAAACATATTCTGTATCAGTTAGGtttggaaatcatttttttaagcagcATCCTATCCAAATACAACATACCTTTTACATACATCTCAAAcacagtatgtgtgtgtgtgtatatatatatatatatatatatatatatatatatatatatatatatatatatatccaaatGTACATACAgtgagttcaataagtattaGACAGTATAAGACAGTAAGTTCCCCCAATTAGAAATCATGGATGAGTCGGGAATTTGCATCATAGGCTAATGTCCACTGTGAGAGAGataatcaaaaaagaaaaatccagtaGATTCACAATCACAATGTATGAGTTTTTAACAATACATTTTTGTGATACACCTGCAAATAAGTTTTTGAACACCTGTGTATTAGCTAGAATTTTTACCCTCAGCAACCTGTTAGTCCGCCTTTAAAAGTCCACTTCCATGTATAGTACTGAATCCTGAATgagatgtactgtattttccacactataaggcgcGCCTAAAacccttcaatttttttgttagttaggataggctccagctccccccacgacccttgtgaggataagcgattcagaaaattattgaattaattaaaattaaatgtgtattgtttttttttcccataaaatccttattactgtattttctattttaaataaatgtaaaataattaaaacattattttgggAAATGTATTCCTACCCTCACTGCTAAAAGAAAGCCAAGAGAAAACATTGCACATACAttcaaaaacacacaataagGTCATAAGTTTCAAAATTGAAGAACCCCAGCAAAGTGTTTTTTACTGTTGTTCTTGTTCTTTTTAAACGATTCAATGGCTCCATACCAGTAGTTAAATGCTGATTCACAAGTCCTACTTTACTCTAAGTGTAAATAATATTATGGTTATAGAGCAGCAGACCCCAACTcttttctcaccgcggaccaGTAAAGCTCTTTATATTTTCTTGCGCACGGGCAAATGGGGAGggtgacaacttaagacaaaattgttggGGGTGGGTTCGGTATAACGTCCACGAcggcaaaacaaagaaaaaccaagtcccaagcataatagcaattatgcattattattataacaacttttcttatttcaagtaggagggcgagattgaaaacggtAATATTTATCACGGAACGGTGGTTGTGGACCGCTGCTATAGAGTGAGAAATATAATTGGCACGTTTGCATgcaaaatccaggtcagtccacctgtgtggagtttgtatgttctcgccgggcctgcgtgggtattctccgggtactctggtttcctcccacattccaaagacatgcatggtaggctgaatggacgctctaaattgcccctatgtatgagtgtgagcgtgaatggttgtttgtctccttgtgccctgcgattggctggccaccaatttagggtgtcccccggctctggtccgaagtcagctgggataggctccagcacccccgcgaccctagtgaggataa contains the following coding sequences:
- the LOC144075470 gene encoding green-sensitive opsin-like codes for the protein MTMGWEGQFEPNGTEGKNFYIPMSNRTGIVRSPFEYQQYYLVDPIWFKLLAIYMFFLICTGFPINGLTLMVTAQNKKLRQPLNYILVNLAVAGLIMCSFGFTITITSAVNGYFILGATACAVEGFMATLGGEVSLWSLVVLAVERYIVVCKPMGSFKFTGSHAGAGVGFTWVMAFACAAPPLAGWSRYLPEGMQCSCGPDYYTLAPGFNNESYVIYMFVVHFFVPVFLIFFTYGSLVLTVKAAAAQQQDSASTQKAEKEVTRMCVLMVFGFLMAWVPYATFAGWIFLNKGAYFSPLTAAIPAFFAKSSALYNPVIYVLMNKQFRNCMLTTIGMGGMVEDETSVSTSKTEVSSVS